CAAATAAAAACTAAAACCCAAAGAGGCTATAAAAGATGCAAAAACTTCATAACTACATAACAAAGATATCAAATGAGTTTCTTACTGGTTCAGCGACAGAGCATACTTACAAGAGGACATCTTAAAGATTTAGTCGAAGCGATTGACGCAAATGTTATCGCTATAAACGAGCCAAAAAGGGTAAAGGCGGGTGCGCCTGATTATCTCATTGCCACAAAGGCGGATAATATTGAGATAGGTCATATAGAAGCAAAAGACATAGGCAAAGACCTAAACCACAAAGATTACAACGAGCAGTTTACACGCTATAAAAACGCTCTTGAAAATCTAATAATTACCGACTATATGGAGTTTCAATTTTACAAAAACGCACAGCTCTATACAGCGATAAAAATAGCTAAATAAATCAGATATGATTATCTATAACGATGGAGAGTTGGAGTTAAATATTTCAGTAGAAAATGAAACGATTTGGCTAACTCAAAAGCAGATAGCAGAGCTTTTTGAAGTTACAGTTTTAAAGTCTCAAATGGGGGAGATGAAAGCACTTATTGAAGATGATAGTATCAAGCCAAGTAAAGGAATCTTTTTTGATGGGCAGATTTATGATGCGTATGCTTTTGTCAATGACCTGCTTAAAAGTGCCAAAAATGAAGTGGTGCTGATAGATAACTATATAGATGACACGGTTTTTACACTTTTTAGTAAATATACAAACCTAAAAATAAAGATTTATATACAAATTATTTCAAAACAGGTAAATTTGGATTATCAAAAATATAGTTCCCAATATAAAAATATAGAACTTAAAGAGTTCAAAAAAGCCCATGATAGATTTTTGATAATCGACAACGCTGAAATTTATCATATAGGGGCGAGTCTCAAAGACTTGGGCAAAAAGTGGTTTGCTTTTTCAAAGTTTGAGATGGAAGCTTTAGAGATTTTAGGGAGGTTGAAATAATGGGTAAAAAGATAGATGAGGTTTTTGAGGTTTAACAGATGGATGATAAAAATATCAAAAAACTACTAGATACAGAAGTTGAAAAACGCAACTGTGAGGGCGAGGTTTGTGAGGAGCGTTTAGACCCGATAATGGTCGCACACAAGTATAAAGACCCGACTATCTCGCTTATATGCGCGCTTTTTGCATATGGAAATGTAAAACAGATAGTGAAATTTTTAAACTCGCTTGATTTTTCGCTTCTTGCTAAAAGTGATGAGGAGATAGCGGAAGGACTTAAAAATCACTATTACAGATTTCAAAAAAGCGAGGATGTGGTCGCTCTTTTTATCTCTTTAAAACGCCTAAACGAAAAAACGACGCTTGAAGAGGTTTTTAAAAGAGGCTATCTTAAAAACAGAAGTGCCATTGAGGGTATAAACTCTCTTATAAAAACTTTGCAGGAGATTTATCCTTATTCAACCATGGGATACAACTTTTTAATCTCTCAAGTAACCACAAAAACAAAGGGAGCAGGGGCGCTTAAGAGGTGGATGATGTACTTGCGCTGGATGGTTAGATGTGACAATATAGA
This portion of the Sulfurimonas sp. genome encodes:
- a CDS encoding TIGR02757 family protein, with translation MDDKNIKKLLDTEVEKRNCEGEVCEERLDPIMVAHKYKDPTISLICALFAYGNVKQIVKFLNSLDFSLLAKSDEEIAEGLKNHYYRFQKSEDVVALFISLKRLNEKTTLEEVFKRGYLKNRSAIEGINSLIKTLQEIYPYSTMGYNFLISQVTTKTKGAGALKRWMMYLRWMVRCDNIDMGLWSGVDKSDLIIPLDTHTFNVSKKLGLLSRKSYDLEAAIELTAKLKEFDERDPLKYDFALYRIGQERLLAAEP